The Ziziphus jujuba cultivar Dongzao chromosome 7, ASM3175591v1 genome includes a region encoding these proteins:
- the LOC107435700 gene encoding uncharacterized protein LOC107435700, with protein sequence MNPSKTEEDLFHHHPHLHHHHHHHLHHHDLGPHPQIISHQTQSQPSIPNPEDDPPFSLPEIVIFRSSSSSSSPSHSSSENEDVSTHHQHQHQHQHPNPNSSISPKTPPHPPLYISPDPHISSQFYTFNPDSHALMIRCLLEHRLATPAEIRAATPRAVLKSWRAVWKDRNEDTAYLTAWKRIQDKLAPHVDENGNEFLCFKNNTQQFVSHINQWQDIVMSFHADSDLKHLGLKDTIDRIKQVWTVGAKFYGIPESYIRVCVAACPVCSSASSGAAGRSKRRRFEYTESFDVPAKEVPHRLQQLAAKHKVVLCIRQKYIRYKPFMAEVKDYACHRAGEPAAKKSKILKREPYASKRCGCGFRIRAIVPIANYNDKDKTFVYQEEGVAVFKLYAVHSGHEPGPLDGNARIMHRVVGHKGGFLMDQDTVYGVSEEMENEGFGLIGKEEGNLHLSVLHQVQELRGEVGMLEAKIAKVPRELLASVSRELCDIVNKVRHLGNECSKPLGLLQDKPHSDDVLVGEDDLAHWSDHHHERMYGDGKDTELIEDDEDSFGRTLGDVVPWDQMRTDCRNQKDLLSDTCKSEKWLKCSNFDEKSILDCEDTKLTKPLRHDEGIVADVGLVGIQVDSFYQDNPKWYDSPCGLDSSADCGDSGFRHGEIV encoded by the coding sequence ATGAATCCCAGCAAAACAGAGGAGGATCTATTCCATCACCATCCTCATCtccaccatcaccaccaccaccaccttcacCACCATGATTTGGGTCCACATCCCCAGATCATTTCCCACCAAACGCAATCTCAGCCGTCCATTCCCAACCCAGAAGACGACCCTCCTTTTTCCCTTCCCGAAATCGTAATCTTCCGCTCCTCCTCATCGTCTTCCTCGCCTTCCCACTCTTCGTCCGAGAACGAAGATGTCTCCACCCATCACCAACACCAACACCAACACCAACACCCCAACCCCAACTCATCGATTTCCCCCAAAACCCCACCCCACCCACCTCTCTATATCAGCCCCGACCCCCACATCTCCTCCCAGTTCTACACCTTCAACCCGGACTCACACGCTCTGATGATTCGCTGCCTCCTCGAGCACCGCCTGGCAACCCCGGCCGAGATCCGCGCCGCCACGCCGAGAGCCGTGCTCAAGTCATGGCGCGCCGTCTGGAAGGACCGCAACGAGGATACGGCTTACCTAACCGCGTGGAAGCGAATCCAGGACAAGCTCGCCCCTCACGTCGACGAAAACGGTAATGAATTCCTCTGCTTCAAGAACAATACCCAGCAATTCGTTTCCCATATTAATCAGTGGCAGGACATTGTGATGAGCTTCCATGCTGATAGTGATTTAAAGCATTTAGGTCTTAAGGATACCATTGATAGGATTAAGCAGGTGTGGACCGTAGGTGCTAAGTTTTATGGCATTCCTGAAAGTTACATTAGGGTCTGTGTTGCTGCTTGCCCTGTTTGCTCTTCTGCTTCCTCTGGGGCAGCAGGTAGGAGTAAACGCCGTAGATTTGAGTATACTGAGTCTTTTGATGTTCCTGCTAAAGAAGTGCCCCATAGGCTTCAACAATTGGCTGCCAAGCACAAGGTCGTGCTTTGCATAAGGCAGAAATATATTAGGTATAAGCCCTTTATGGCTGAGGTCAAGGACTATGCCTGTCATAGGGCAGGCGAACCGGCTGCCAAGAAATCGAAAATTTTAAAGAGGGAACCTTATGCATCCAAGCGATGCGGGTGTGGATTCCGTATTCGGGCCATTGTGCCCATTGCCAATTATAATGATAAGGACAAGACTTTTGTCTATCAAGAGGAAGGGGTGGCTGTGTTTAAGTTGTATGCGGTGCATTCAGGGCATGAGCCTGGGCCATTGGATGGAAATGCAAGGATTATGCATCGAGTTGTGGGTCACAAGGGCGGATTTTTGATGGATCAAGATACAGTATATGGAGTGAGTGAGGAAATGGAGAATGAGGGCTTTGGGCTGATTGGAAAGGAGGAAGGGAATTTACATCTTTCCGTTTTGCATCAGGTGCAGGAATTGAGGGGGGAAGTTGGGATGTTAGAAGCAAAAATTGCAAAAGTCCCAAGAGAGCTGTTGGCTTCAGTGTCTCGAGAGCTGTGCGATATTGTGAATAAAGTTAGACATTTAGGGAATGAGTGTTCAAAGCCTCTAGGGTTGCTCCAGGACAAGCCTCATTCAGATGATGTGTTGGTTGGGGAGGATGATTTGGCACATTGGAGTGATCACCACCATGAACGAATGTATGGGGATGGCAAGGACACTGAATTGATTGAGGATGATGAAGATAGTTTTGGGCGAACTCTTGGTGATGTTGTTCCTTGGGACCAGATGAGGACAGATTGTAGGAATCAAAAAGATCTCTTGAGTGATACTTGTAAGTCTGAAAAGTGGCTGAAATGTAGCAACTTTGATGAGAAGAGTATCCTTGATTGTGAGGATACAAAGCTAACCAAGCCCTTAAGACATGATGAGGGTATAGTGGCAGATGTAGGTCTTGTCGGTATACAGGTTGATAGTTTCTACCAAGATAATCCAAAATGGTATGATTCTCCATGCGGATTGGACTCTAGTGCTGATTGTGGGGATAGTGGATTCAGGCATGGAGAGATTGTTTAG